A genomic window from Agrobacterium larrymoorei includes:
- a CDS encoding ABC-type transport auxiliary lipoprotein family protein, producing the protein MMPLLGALLVGCGGGAKNDTFDLSVSPAPVTQAPSLKSRQLLIAEPTALKALDSENIVVRLSNSEVQYLANSQWSDRLPRMVQSKLVEAFQDTGRLGGVGRPGQGLAIDYQVVTDIRAFEIDTKNNVANIEISVQLLNDRNGTVRAQNVFRASTRVSGTGNANLVKALDSAFAAASREIVAWTLKAL; encoded by the coding sequence ATGATGCCCCTTCTTGGTGCACTCCTTGTGGGCTGTGGCGGCGGTGCCAAGAACGATACGTTCGATTTGTCCGTGTCGCCGGCACCTGTGACGCAGGCGCCATCGCTGAAGTCGCGACAGCTTCTGATCGCGGAGCCGACCGCCTTGAAGGCGCTGGACAGCGAGAATATCGTTGTAAGGCTTTCCAATTCGGAGGTTCAGTATCTCGCGAATTCGCAATGGAGCGACCGACTGCCGCGCATGGTGCAGTCGAAGCTGGTCGAGGCCTTCCAGGATACGGGTCGCCTCGGCGGTGTCGGGCGTCCAGGGCAGGGACTGGCGATCGACTATCAGGTCGTGACCGATATCCGCGCTTTCGAGATCGACACCAAGAATAACGTCGCCAATATCGAGATTTCGGTACAGTTGCTGAATGATCGCAACGGCACCGTTCGGGCGCAGAACGTATTCCGGGCGAGCACACGTGTCAGCGGCACGGGCAATGCCAACCTCGTCAAGGCGCTGGACTCGGCTTTCGCTGCAGCGTCTCGCGAGATTGTGGCCTGGACGTTGAAGGCGCTTTAA
- a CDS encoding MlaD family protein — protein sequence METKANYTIVGIFTLIVVAAAFGFVYWMAEFGRGGPTAQLTIRIPGSANGLSVGSPVRFNGIPVGTVRGLSIDRDDPAYSIAYTEVQADAPVFPSTRAVLEIQGLTGAAYIELSGGRSNEERILQKSFETGVPAELTADLSSVTNLLATADKILKRADGAIGELQGFVQDARGPLTETVRNAEKFSAALASNSDGIENFLESLSSLSTTVQSVSVRLDGTLTAVEDLVKAVDSQKIDSILTNVDKVTSDVAASSGGIQDVMDTVQRTSRNFEQASAEVQTVVKRADELLASVDAAKVSNTVDDVSAATADARQAISTFRQIADDVGTRRQDIDQAIADFTDMSRKLNLASSRVDGILAKVDGMLGTDDANSLFAKARETLASFKAVADNLNARIGPIADNLTRFSNSGLRDFQALISNTRQTVDNLNNTITNFDRDPQRLIFGGENVKQYDGRTRR from the coding sequence ATGGAAACCAAGGCGAATTACACCATTGTCGGTATCTTCACGCTCATCGTGGTCGCGGCGGCGTTTGGCTTCGTTTATTGGATGGCCGAGTTCGGTCGCGGCGGTCCCACAGCACAGCTGACGATCCGTATCCCCGGCTCGGCAAACGGCTTGTCTGTTGGTTCTCCCGTGCGGTTCAACGGTATTCCCGTTGGTACGGTGCGTGGTCTTTCGATCGACCGTGACGATCCGGCTTACTCGATTGCCTACACGGAAGTGCAGGCGGATGCGCCGGTCTTTCCATCCACCCGTGCCGTTCTGGAAATCCAGGGCCTGACGGGCGCTGCCTATATCGAGCTTTCCGGCGGACGCAGCAATGAAGAGCGGATTCTCCAGAAGTCGTTTGAGACCGGTGTTCCGGCTGAACTGACGGCTGATTTATCGAGCGTGACCAACCTCTTGGCAACAGCCGACAAGATCCTCAAGCGTGCGGATGGGGCGATCGGTGAGCTGCAGGGCTTCGTGCAGGATGCGCGCGGACCGTTGACGGAAACCGTTCGCAATGCCGAGAAATTCTCCGCTGCACTGGCTTCTAATTCCGACGGGATCGAAAACTTCCTCGAAAGCCTGAGCTCGCTGTCGACCACCGTGCAGTCGGTGTCCGTTCGTCTCGATGGCACGCTGACGGCGGTCGAAGATCTGGTGAAGGCGGTGGACTCGCAGAAGATCGACTCGATCCTCACCAATGTCGACAAGGTTACGTCCGACGTTGCGGCCTCATCCGGTGGCATTCAGGACGTCATGGACACCGTCCAGCGCACGTCTCGCAACTTCGAGCAGGCTAGCGCTGAAGTTCAGACCGTGGTGAAACGCGCGGACGAGCTGCTGGCTTCTGTCGATGCGGCCAAGGTCAGCAACACGGTGGACGACGTGTCTGCCGCAACCGCTGACGCACGTCAGGCAATTTCGACGTTCCGTCAGATCGCCGATGACGTCGGAACGCGCCGCCAGGACATCGATCAGGCGATTGCCGACTTCACCGACATGTCTCGCAAGCTGAACTTGGCTTCCAGTCGCGTCGACGGCATTCTAGCGAAAGTCGATGGCATGCTTGGAACCGATGACGCCAATTCGCTTTTTGCCAAAGCGCGTGAGACGCTCGCTTCGTTCAAGGCTGTGGCGGACAACCTCAATGCGCGTATTGGTCCGATTGCCGACAATCTTACGCGGTTCTCGAATTCGGGTTTGAGAGACTTCCAGGCGCTGATCAGCAATACGCGCCAGACGGTCGACAACCTCAACAATACGATCACCAATTTCGACCGCGATCCGCAGCGTCTGATCTTTGGTGGCGAGAACGTAAAACAATATGATGGCCGGACACGGCGTTGA
- a CDS encoding ABC transporter ATP-binding protein, translating to MDQGQAVDNKKASNKDREVVLSVQGVTVSFGDKVVLDHLDLDVYRGEILGFIGPSGAGKSVLMRTVLRLLPRQGGTIKILGTDYDKASDEERMALDTRLGVLFQQGALFSGLTVKENIQLPMREYLDLPQKLMDELAALKIEMVGLKPDAGDKFPSELSGGMIKRAALARALALDPDLVFLDEPTSGLDPIGAAEFDMLIARLRDSMGLTVYMVTHDLDSLFSVCDRIAVLGNNKVAVEGTLEDMFNNDDPWVQSYFRGKRARAVVLPDGTQQIPGSNG from the coding sequence GTGGATCAAGGGCAAGCAGTCGACAACAAGAAAGCCAGCAACAAGGATCGCGAAGTCGTGCTCTCGGTCCAAGGCGTGACCGTCAGCTTTGGCGATAAGGTCGTGCTCGATCATCTCGATCTCGATGTCTATCGCGGTGAAATCCTCGGCTTCATCGGCCCATCCGGTGCAGGTAAGTCGGTATTGATGCGTACGGTGCTGCGGCTTCTGCCGCGCCAGGGCGGCACCATCAAGATTCTTGGGACGGATTACGACAAGGCATCGGATGAAGAGCGCATGGCGCTTGATACGCGTCTTGGCGTTCTATTTCAGCAAGGTGCTTTGTTCTCCGGTTTGACCGTGAAAGAGAACATTCAACTGCCGATGCGCGAATATCTCGATCTGCCGCAAAAGCTCATGGATGAGCTTGCTGCGTTGAAGATCGAGATGGTGGGTCTGAAGCCGGATGCGGGCGACAAGTTTCCTTCCGAACTCTCGGGCGGCATGATCAAGCGCGCAGCGCTGGCGCGCGCTCTGGCGCTCGATCCGGATCTGGTTTTCCTGGACGAGCCGACATCGGGTCTCGATCCGATCGGTGCCGCAGAATTTGATATGCTGATTGCGCGCCTGCGCGATTCGATGGGTCTGACCGTCTACATGGTGACCCACGATCTCGACAGCCTGTTTTCAGTTTGCGACCGCATCGCCGTTCTCGGCAACAACAAGGTGGCAGTCGAAGGTACACTTGAGGATATGTTCAATAACGACGATCCTTGGGTCCAATCATATTTCCGCGGAAAGCGGGCTCGCGCCGTCGTCCTTCCGGATGGCACGCAACAGATTCCGGGGAGTAACGGATAG
- a CDS encoding ABC transporter permease — translation MQEQEPGKRVEQAAISADNNAERGGVRYVLSGSWRNANISSVLPELEKIEKAGASGPIRIDLSGVDNIDTTGAWILHRLRSRLEKSGSEVSFEGNEKVEEIINSLPDEAPLPPKDTHKQSIVSRIFDPIGRNVVQAGSDFMAGMFILGSAVRGAQMKLGRGRGVSPAAIVNQIDHMGVRAVPIITLMSFLIGAIIAQQGAFQLRYFGAEVFVVDLVGILQLREIGVLLTSIMIAGRSGSAITAEIGSMKMREEIDALKVIGLNPVGVLVFPRLVALTIALPLLTIIANFSALFGAAIVSLLYSGITFEVFLSRLHAAVESSTIASGMIKAPFMALIIGIVAAVEGMKVGGSAESLGQHVTSSVVKSIFVVILVDAVFAIFYSAIDF, via the coding sequence ATGCAAGAACAGGAACCAGGCAAGCGGGTGGAACAGGCTGCAATCTCGGCGGATAATAACGCGGAGCGCGGCGGTGTGCGCTATGTGCTCTCCGGTTCCTGGCGCAATGCAAATATCTCTTCCGTGCTGCCCGAACTCGAAAAAATCGAAAAAGCAGGTGCGTCTGGGCCGATCAGGATCGACCTTTCCGGTGTCGATAATATCGATACGACGGGTGCGTGGATCCTCCACCGCCTGCGCAGTCGCCTGGAGAAGTCGGGTTCGGAGGTGAGCTTCGAGGGCAACGAGAAGGTCGAGGAGATCATCAACTCGCTTCCCGATGAAGCGCCGCTGCCGCCGAAGGATACGCACAAGCAAAGCATCGTCAGCCGCATTTTTGATCCCATCGGACGCAATGTCGTCCAGGCAGGATCGGACTTCATGGCGGGCATGTTCATTCTCGGCTCTGCTGTTCGGGGCGCGCAGATGAAGCTTGGCCGAGGGCGCGGTGTTTCACCGGCTGCTATCGTCAACCAGATCGATCACATGGGCGTTCGAGCGGTGCCCATCATTACGCTGATGTCGTTCCTGATCGGTGCGATCATCGCCCAGCAGGGCGCGTTCCAGCTGCGGTACTTTGGCGCCGAAGTCTTCGTTGTCGACCTTGTCGGTATTCTGCAGCTGCGTGAAATCGGTGTCCTTCTGACGTCCATCATGATCGCGGGTCGGTCCGGCAGTGCAATCACCGCTGAAATCGGTTCGATGAAGATGCGCGAGGAAATCGATGCGCTCAAGGTCATCGGTCTTAACCCGGTGGGCGTTCTGGTGTTCCCGCGTCTGGTGGCGCTGACCATCGCCTTGCCGCTTCTCACCATCATCGCCAATTTCTCCGCACTCTTTGGCGCTGCCATCGTATCGTTGCTCTACTCCGGCATCACCTTCGAAGTGTTTCTCTCGCGTCTTCATGCCGCCGTTGAAAGCTCGACGATCGCGTCCGGCATGATCAAGGCGCCGTTCATGGCTCTTATCATCGGCATCGTTGCAGCCGTCGAAGGTATGAAGGTTGGCGGCAGCGCGGAGTCGCTCGGTCAGCACGTGACGTCATCGGTGGTCAAGTCGATCTTCGTCGTGATCCTCGTCGATGCCGTCTTTGCCATCTTCTATTCAGCCATCGATTTCTGA
- the dgcA gene encoding N-acetyl-D-Glu racemase DgcA: MGRYLEATAQVFPVAGSFTISRGSRTEINVVTCTITQDGVKGQGECVPYPRYGETIDGVLADIEAAAKAIASGLDKEHLQQAMKPGAARNAVDCALWDLEAKLSGKRASSHFLPSVPTPLLTAYTISLADAETMAAKTRENAHRPLLKIKTGTEDDEARLRAVRAAAPDARIIVDANEGWREENIEHHMAIAAELGISLIEQPLPAGNDAFLATIKRPIAICADESVHLTRDLASLRDRYDAINIKLDKTGGLTEALVMKQEAERLGYTIMVGCMLGTSLGMAPAVLLAQDTAFADLDGPLLLARDREPGLVYDGSFVHPPHPELWG, translated from the coding sequence ATGGGCCGTTACCTCGAAGCCACAGCACAAGTCTTCCCGGTTGCAGGAAGCTTCACCATTTCGCGTGGAAGCCGCACCGAAATCAACGTGGTGACGTGCACCATCACGCAGGATGGCGTCAAAGGTCAGGGAGAATGCGTCCCCTACCCGCGCTATGGAGAAACAATCGACGGCGTTCTGGCAGATATTGAAGCGGCGGCGAAGGCGATCGCCTCTGGGCTCGACAAAGAGCATCTTCAGCAAGCGATGAAGCCGGGTGCCGCACGCAATGCCGTCGACTGCGCTTTATGGGATCTGGAAGCGAAACTCTCCGGCAAACGGGCTTCGTCCCATTTTTTGCCGTCGGTACCGACGCCGCTTCTGACCGCCTATACGATTTCGCTTGCCGATGCTGAGACGATGGCGGCAAAAACAAGAGAGAACGCCCATCGTCCACTCTTGAAGATCAAGACCGGGACCGAGGACGACGAGGCGCGGTTACGCGCCGTTCGCGCAGCCGCACCGGATGCCAGAATCATCGTCGATGCCAATGAGGGATGGCGTGAAGAAAACATCGAGCACCACATGGCCATCGCGGCGGAACTGGGCATTTCGCTTATCGAGCAGCCTCTTCCCGCAGGAAATGACGCGTTTCTCGCAACGATAAAACGCCCCATTGCCATTTGCGCGGATGAGAGCGTTCATCTCACGAGAGACCTGGCGTCGCTTCGAGATCGCTATGACGCGATCAACATCAAGCTCGACAAGACGGGCGGCCTCACCGAAGCGCTGGTGATGAAGCAGGAGGCCGAGCGCCTCGGTTACACAATCATGGTGGGCTGCATGCTGGGAACGTCGCTTGGCATGGCGCCCGCCGTCCTTCTGGCACAGGACACCGCCTTTGCAGATCTGGACGGCCCGCTGCTCCTGGCGCGCGATCGAGAGCCGGGGCTCGTCTATGACGGATCTTTCGTGCATCCGCCGCACCCCGAATTATGGGGATAA
- a CDS encoding UDP-2,3-diacylglucosamine diphosphatase, whose translation MATQTETRHFRTLFISDVHLGSKAAKTDFLLDFLKYHEADTIVLVGDIIDGWRLRRSWYWPQGCNDVVQKLLRKARKGARIVYIPGNHDEFLREFPGTHFGGIEVAERMIHEAADGKKYLVLHGDEFDVVVRNARLLAYLGDWAYDAAIAINVAIAAVRRRIGLPYWSFSAWAKLQVKHAVNFIGEFQRVVADEARRNKVDGVICGHIHHAVMEDIDGIRYINTGDWVESCTAIAETMDGTFELITWMQTSETTAEPTVRQMEPVAFPKLIDSKAA comes from the coding sequence ATGGCCACGCAGACCGAAACCAGACACTTCAGAACGCTCTTCATTTCCGATGTGCATCTTGGCTCGAAAGCGGCCAAGACGGATTTCCTGCTGGACTTTCTGAAGTATCACGAAGCGGACACGATCGTTCTGGTCGGCGACATTATCGATGGCTGGCGCCTTCGTCGCAGCTGGTACTGGCCGCAAGGCTGCAATGACGTGGTGCAGAAGCTTTTGCGCAAGGCGCGCAAGGGCGCGCGCATTGTCTATATCCCTGGAAACCACGACGAATTCTTGCGGGAATTTCCCGGCACCCATTTCGGCGGCATCGAAGTGGCCGAGCGCATGATCCACGAGGCGGCAGACGGCAAGAAGTATCTCGTGCTGCATGGGGACGAGTTCGATGTCGTTGTGCGCAATGCACGCCTTCTCGCCTATCTCGGTGACTGGGCTTACGATGCGGCCATCGCCATCAATGTCGCAATCGCAGCCGTTCGCCGCCGCATCGGCCTGCCTTACTGGTCCTTCTCCGCCTGGGCCAAGCTGCAGGTGAAGCATGCGGTCAACTTCATCGGCGAGTTCCAGCGCGTGGTGGCCGATGAAGCCCGGCGCAACAAGGTGGATGGCGTGATCTGTGGCCATATTCACCATGCGGTGATGGAGGATATCGACGGGATCCGCTACATCAATACCGGTGACTGGGTGGAAAGCTGCACGGCAATTGCCGAGACCATGGACGGCACCTTCGAACTGATCACCTGGATGCAGACCAGTGAGACGACGGCAGAGCCAACTGTTCGCCAAATGGAGCCGGTCGCGTTCCCCAAGCTGATCGATTCCAAGGCGGCTTGA